In the genome of Bradyrhizobium arachidis, one region contains:
- the boxB gene encoding benzoyl-CoA 2,3-epoxidase subunit BoxB, whose translation MNMNIMNVDYSTKIPNNVNLAEDRQVLKALEGWHPGYMDWWSDMGPEGFQESLVYLRTAYSVDPRGWAKFDYVRMPEYRWGILLAPQEENRVVPFGEHYGEPAWQEVPGEHRAMLRRLIVIQGDTEPASVEQQRHLGKTAPSLYDMRNLFQVNVEEGRHLWAMVYLLQKYFGRDGREEADDLLRRRSGDADAPRMLGAFNEATPDWLSFFMFTYFTDRDGKMQLHSLAQSGFDPLSRTCRFMLTEEAHHMFVGETGITRVVQRTCDAMREAGITDPTDIAKVRALGVIDLPTIQKKLNLHYTLSLDLFGSEVSTNAANAFNAGIKGRYHETQIEDDHQLKNATYPVLKFINGEIKLVDEPALTALNMRLRDDYSQDCVKGMLRWNKVISTAGYDYKLTLPNVAFHRHIGEFKDIHATPDGILIDEATWSKRKDEWLPSTADGDFITSLMQPVTETGKFASWISPPKVGIDNKPGDFEYVKIES comes from the coding sequence ATGAACATGAACATCATGAACGTCGACTACTCGACCAAGATTCCCAACAACGTGAATCTCGCTGAAGACCGCCAGGTGCTCAAAGCCCTGGAAGGCTGGCATCCCGGTTACATGGACTGGTGGAGCGACATGGGGCCGGAAGGTTTCCAGGAATCGCTGGTTTACCTGCGCACCGCTTACTCCGTCGATCCACGCGGCTGGGCCAAGTTCGACTATGTTCGCATGCCCGAATATCGCTGGGGCATCCTGCTTGCGCCGCAGGAAGAGAATCGCGTCGTGCCGTTCGGCGAGCACTACGGCGAGCCGGCCTGGCAGGAAGTCCCAGGCGAGCACCGCGCCATGCTGCGTCGCCTGATCGTGATCCAGGGCGACACCGAGCCGGCCTCGGTCGAGCAGCAGCGCCATCTCGGCAAGACCGCGCCCTCGCTCTACGACATGCGCAACTTGTTCCAGGTCAATGTCGAGGAAGGCCGCCATCTCTGGGCCATGGTCTATCTGCTCCAGAAGTACTTTGGCCGCGATGGCCGTGAGGAAGCGGATGATTTGCTGCGCCGCCGTTCAGGCGACGCCGACGCGCCGCGCATGCTGGGTGCGTTCAACGAGGCTACGCCGGACTGGCTGTCCTTCTTCATGTTCACTTACTTCACCGACCGCGACGGCAAGATGCAGCTGCACAGCCTCGCGCAGTCCGGCTTCGATCCGCTGTCGCGCACCTGCCGCTTCATGCTGACCGAGGAAGCGCACCACATGTTCGTCGGCGAGACCGGCATCACCCGCGTCGTGCAGCGCACCTGCGATGCCATGCGCGAAGCCGGCATCACCGATCCCACCGACATCGCAAAAGTCCGCGCACTCGGCGTGATCGATCTGCCGACCATCCAGAAGAAGCTGAACCTGCACTACACCCTGTCGCTCGATCTGTTCGGCTCGGAAGTCTCGACCAACGCGGCGAACGCCTTCAACGCCGGCATCAAGGGCCGTTATCACGAGACCCAGATCGAGGACGATCACCAGCTCAAGAACGCCACCTATCCGGTGCTCAAGTTCATCAACGGCGAGATCAAGCTGGTCGACGAGCCGGCGCTGACCGCGCTCAACATGCGCCTGCGCGACGACTACAGCCAGGATTGCGTCAAGGGCATGCTGCGCTGGAACAAGGTGATCTCGACCGCCGGCTACGATTACAAGCTGACGCTGCCCAACGTCGCCTTCCACCGCCACATCGGCGAGTTCAAGGACATCCACGCCACGCCGGACGGCATTTTGATCGACGAGGCCACCTGGTCCAAGCGCAAGGACGAGTGGCTGCCGTCGACGGCCGATGGCGACTTCATCACCTCGCTGATGCAGCCCGTCACCGAGACCGGCAAGTTCGCCTCCTGGATCTCGCCGCCGAAGGTCGGCATCGATAACAAGCCGGGCGATTTCGAATACGTGAAGATCGAGTCGTAA
- the boxC gene encoding 2,3-epoxybenzoyl-CoA dihydrolase: MAGEDRRLAGGATFIDFQTDPSRYKHWKLAVDGDVATLTMDVDENGGLFEGYQLKLNSYDLGVDIELADAIQRLRFEHPEVKVVVMRSAKNRVFCAGANIRMLAGSTHAHKVNFCKFTNETRNGMEDSSENSGQRFITVVNGSAAGGGYELALATDHIILADDGASAVALPEVPLLAVLPGTGGLTRVVDKRKVRRDHADFFCTIEEGVKGKRAVQWRLVDEIAPNSKLEAKITERAKEFAGKSKRAGSGKGIALSPLKRNIDETSIRYGFVSVDIDRAARIATISIKAPEAAPPADIDGMMAQGTSFWPLQVARELDDAILHLRINELEIAMLVFKSHGDSAHVLANDAFLEANKAHWLVNEIRHYWKRVLKRIDVTSRTLVTLIEPGSCFAGTLAELVFAADRSYMLIGTRQGDNRPPPSIELSAMNFGPYPMSHGLTRLESRFQADPADVERAEATLGTALDAEQAEELGLVTFALDDIDWDDEVRVFLEERASFSPDSLTGMEASLRFVGPETMESKIFARLTAWQNWIFQRPNAVGEEGALRRYGSGQKPKFDMTRV; encoded by the coding sequence ATGGCCGGGGAAGATCGGCGCCTCGCAGGCGGCGCGACATTCATCGATTTCCAGACCGATCCGTCCCGCTACAAGCACTGGAAGCTCGCGGTCGATGGCGACGTCGCGACGCTGACCATGGATGTCGACGAGAACGGCGGCCTGTTCGAGGGCTACCAGCTCAAGCTCAATTCCTATGATCTCGGCGTCGACATCGAGCTGGCCGACGCGATCCAGCGCCTGCGCTTCGAGCATCCCGAGGTGAAGGTGGTGGTGATGCGCTCGGCCAAGAACCGCGTGTTCTGCGCCGGCGCCAACATCCGCATGCTCGCGGGCTCGACCCATGCCCACAAGGTGAACTTCTGCAAGTTCACCAACGAGACCCGCAACGGTATGGAAGACTCTTCGGAGAATTCCGGCCAGCGCTTCATCACCGTGGTGAACGGCTCGGCCGCCGGCGGCGGCTATGAGCTCGCGCTTGCGACCGACCACATCATCCTCGCCGACGACGGCGCCTCTGCCGTGGCGCTGCCGGAAGTGCCGCTGCTCGCGGTGCTGCCGGGTACCGGCGGCCTCACCCGCGTCGTCGACAAGCGCAAGGTGCGCCGCGACCACGCCGATTTCTTCTGCACCATCGAGGAAGGCGTGAAGGGCAAGCGCGCGGTGCAGTGGCGCCTGGTCGACGAGATCGCGCCGAATTCGAAGTTGGAGGCCAAGATCACCGAGCGCGCCAAGGAGTTCGCCGGCAAATCGAAGCGCGCCGGCAGCGGCAAGGGCATCGCGCTCTCTCCGCTGAAACGGAACATCGACGAGACCAGCATCCGCTACGGCTTCGTCAGCGTGGACATCGACCGCGCCGCCCGCATCGCCACCATCTCGATCAAGGCGCCGGAAGCCGCGCCGCCCGCCGACATCGACGGCATGATGGCGCAGGGCACGTCGTTCTGGCCGCTGCAGGTGGCGCGCGAGCTCGACGATGCCATCCTGCATTTGCGCATCAACGAGCTCGAGATCGCGATGCTCGTGTTCAAGAGCCATGGCGATAGTGCTCACGTGCTCGCCAACGACGCTTTCCTCGAAGCCAACAAGGCGCATTGGCTGGTCAACGAGATCAGGCATTACTGGAAGCGTGTGCTGAAGCGCATCGACGTCACCTCGCGCACGCTGGTGACGCTGATCGAGCCCGGCTCCTGCTTTGCTGGCACGCTCGCCGAACTCGTGTTCGCTGCCGACCGCTCCTACATGCTGATCGGCACGCGCCAGGGCGATAACCGCCCGCCGCCGTCGATCGAACTCTCCGCGATGAACTTCGGCCCGTATCCGATGAGCCATGGTTTGACGCGGCTGGAGTCGCGCTTCCAGGCTGATCCTGCGGACGTCGAGCGCGCGGAAGCAACGCTCGGCACCGCGCTCGACGCCGAGCAGGCGGAAGAGCTCGGGCTCGTCACCTTCGCGCTCGACGACATCGACTGGGACGACGAGGTCCGCGTGTTCCTGGAGGAGCGCGCCAGCTTCTCGCCCGACAGCCTCACCGGCATGGAAGCGAGCCTTCGCTTCGTCGGCCCCGAGACGATGGAATCAAAGATCTTCGCGCGCCTCACCGCCTGGCAGAACTGGATCTTCCAGCGTCCGAACGCGGTCGGCGAGGAAGGCGCACTACGCCGCTATGGCAGCGGGCAGAAGCCGAAATTCGATATGACGAGAGTCTAG
- a CDS encoding DUF309 domain-containing protein: protein MNVPSHAGGQLSWPRWAYVPGEAGGAEADYETLDMAKALVPAAFRGFVPARHPALRYGLALNDRGYFWEAQEVLEAVWAAAPQGGRERILLRACVHIANANLRLRMQRSRSAARLFGDALGELQALNSRKVAAGGDGFVESFPVAALAAQLQAKLDGPELSKADWIALGAIGRS from the coding sequence ATGAATGTGCCTTCACATGCAGGCGGCCAGTTGTCATGGCCGCGATGGGCCTATGTGCCCGGCGAGGCGGGCGGGGCCGAGGCCGACTACGAAACGCTGGACATGGCCAAGGCGCTGGTGCCTGCGGCCTTCCGCGGCTTCGTGCCGGCGCGGCATCCGGCGCTGCGCTACGGCCTCGCGCTCAACGACCGCGGCTATTTCTGGGAAGCGCAGGAGGTGCTGGAGGCGGTGTGGGCGGCCGCTCCCCAAGGCGGCCGCGAGCGCATTCTGCTGCGGGCCTGCGTCCACATCGCCAACGCCAATCTGCGACTGCGCATGCAGCGGTCGCGCTCGGCCGCGCGCCTGTTCGGAGATGCGCTCGGCGAGTTGCAGGCGCTGAACTCGCGCAAGGTGGCCGCGGGCGGCGACGGCTTCGTCGAGAGCTTTCCGGTCGCGGCCCTGGCGGCGCAGCTCCAGGCCAAGCTCGATGGTCCCGAGCTCTCCAAGGCGGACTGGATCGCCCTCGGCGCCATCGGACGGTCTTGA
- a CDS encoding alpha/beta fold hydrolase: MTNLTPTGHLTIGNASLEYKWLAPQAADAPTIVMLHEGLGSVGLWGDFPEKLREATGAGIFVYSRAGYGQSSPVTLPRPLDYMQREALDVLPKLLDAIGFKRGLLLGHSDGASIATIYAGAHQDHRLSGLVLIAPHFIVEDVSVQSIAAIKTTFETTDLKAKLARWHKDVDNAFYGWNGAWLDPKFRDWDISEYLAYIRVPVLVLQGVDDQYGTLRQVEIAQEECYCPVDLKIISDAGHSPHREAPGVTLDAIEQFAKAALRHDQGLHAA, from the coding sequence ATGACCAACCTCACCCCCACCGGCCACCTCACCATCGGCAACGCCAGCCTCGAATACAAATGGCTCGCGCCGCAGGCCGCCGACGCGCCGACCATCGTGATGCTGCACGAAGGCCTCGGCTCGGTGGGCCTCTGGGGTGACTTCCCCGAAAAGCTTCGAGAGGCCACCGGCGCCGGCATCTTCGTCTATTCGCGCGCGGGCTACGGCCAGTCGAGCCCGGTGACCTTGCCGCGGCCGCTAGATTACATGCAGCGCGAGGCGCTCGACGTGCTGCCGAAGCTGCTCGATGCGATCGGCTTCAAGCGCGGCCTCCTGCTCGGCCATTCCGACGGCGCCTCGATCGCGACGATCTATGCCGGTGCGCATCAGGATCATCGCCTGAGCGGCCTCGTGCTGATCGCGCCGCATTTCATCGTCGAGGACGTCTCGGTGCAGTCGATCGCCGCGATCAAGACCACCTTTGAGACCACAGACCTCAAGGCAAAGCTCGCGCGCTGGCACAAGGACGTCGACAACGCCTTCTATGGCTGGAACGGCGCCTGGCTCGACCCCAAGTTCCGCGATTGGGACATCTCGGAATACCTCGCCTATATCCGCGTTCCCGTCTTGGTCCTGCAAGGTGTCGATGACCAATATGGGACACTGCGCCAGGTCGAAATTGCGCAGGAAGAATGTTACTGTCCGGTAGATTTGAAAATTATTTCAGACGCGGGGCATTCCCCGCATCGTGAAGCGCCAGGGGTGACGCTTGACGCGATCGAGCAATTTGCAAAGGCGGCCCTGCGCCACGATCAGGGACTTCACGCCGCATGA
- a CDS encoding benzoate-CoA ligase family protein, whose protein sequence is MSEGSYNAVTWLLDRNVEEGRANKLVFDDTVSRLTYGELQRDTRRAANMLRRLGVRREERVAMIMLDTVNFPIVFLGAIRAGIVPVPLNTLLTADQYAYILADCRARVLFVSEALYPVIKDVVGRMPDLEHVVVSGAKQNGHKQLAEEISGESDQFTTAATHPDEPAFWLYSSGSTGMPKGVRHLHSNLQATADTYARQVLGIRESDVCLSAAKLFFAYGLGNALTFPMSVGATVVLNSERPTPARMFDLMNRYNPSIFYGVPTLFAAMLNDETMKAERGGKALRICTSAGEALPESVGNSWKSRFGVDILDGVGSTELLHIFLSNAPGDIKYGSSGKPVPGYAVRLVNEAGRDVADGEVGELLVDAPSAGEGYWNQRHKSRRTFEGPWTRTGDKYIRDADGRYTFCGRADDMFKVSGIWVSPFEVESALITHPAVLEAAVVPEADAEGLLKPKAFVVLRPGAKTTDLQEMLKEHVKQKIGPWKYPRWIDVVESLPKTATGKIQRFKLREGAG, encoded by the coding sequence GTGAGCGAGGGATCCTATAACGCGGTGACCTGGCTGCTCGACCGCAACGTCGAGGAGGGCCGAGCCAACAAGCTCGTCTTCGACGACACCGTCTCGCGGCTCACCTATGGCGAGCTCCAGCGCGACACCCGCCGCGCCGCCAACATGCTGCGCCGCCTCGGCGTCCGCCGCGAGGAGCGCGTGGCGATGATCATGCTGGACACGGTCAATTTCCCGATCGTGTTCCTGGGCGCGATCCGCGCCGGCATCGTGCCGGTGCCGCTCAACACGCTGCTGACCGCGGACCAGTACGCCTACATCCTCGCCGACTGCCGCGCCCGCGTGCTGTTCGTGTCCGAGGCGCTCTACCCTGTCATCAAGGACGTCGTCGGCCGCATGCCGGATCTCGAGCATGTCGTGGTGTCCGGCGCCAAGCAGAACGGCCACAAGCAGCTCGCCGAGGAGATCTCGGGCGAGAGCGATCAGTTCACGACCGCCGCGACGCATCCGGACGAGCCGGCGTTCTGGCTCTATTCGTCGGGCTCGACCGGCATGCCCAAGGGCGTGCGCCATCTGCATTCGAACTTGCAGGCGACCGCGGATACCTATGCCAGGCAAGTGCTCGGCATCCGCGAGAGCGACGTGTGTCTGTCCGCGGCAAAGCTGTTCTTTGCCTATGGCCTCGGCAATGCGTTGACCTTCCCGATGTCGGTCGGCGCCACCGTGGTGCTCAACAGCGAGCGCCCGACGCCGGCGCGCATGTTCGACCTGATGAACAGATACAATCCGTCGATCTTCTACGGCGTGCCGACATTGTTTGCCGCGATGCTCAACGACGAGACGATGAAGGCCGAGCGCGGCGGCAAGGCCTTGCGCATCTGCACCTCGGCCGGCGAGGCGCTCCCCGAGTCTGTCGGCAACAGCTGGAAATCGCGCTTCGGCGTCGACATCCTCGATGGCGTCGGCTCGACCGAGCTGTTGCACATCTTCCTGTCGAATGCGCCGGGCGACATCAAATACGGCTCATCCGGCAAGCCGGTGCCCGGCTATGCGGTGCGGCTCGTCAACGAAGCCGGCCGGGACGTCGCCGATGGCGAGGTCGGTGAACTCCTGGTCGATGCGCCCTCCGCCGGCGAGGGCTACTGGAACCAGCGCCACAAGAGCCGCCGCACGTTTGAAGGACCGTGGACCCGCACCGGTGACAAATACATCCGCGACGCCGATGGCCGCTACACCTTCTGCGGCCGCGCCGACGACATGTTCAAGGTCTCCGGCATCTGGGTCTCGCCGTTCGAGGTCGAGAGTGCGCTGATCACGCATCCCGCCGTGCTGGAGGCCGCCGTCGTGCCCGAGGCCGATGCGGAAGGGCTGCTGAAGCCGAAGGCCTTCGTCGTGCTGCGTCCCGGCGCCAAGACGACGGACTTGCAGGAGATGCTGAAGGAGCACGTCAAGCAGAAGATCGGCCCGTGGAAATATCCGCGCTGGATCGATGTGGTGGAGTCCCTGCCGAAGACGGCGACAGGGAAGATCCAGCGCTTCAAGCTGCGGGAAGGGGCGGGTTGA
- a CDS encoding helix-turn-helix transcriptional regulator: MTDSPDAESRFLEQLGQRVRTMRALRGMSRKVLAKVSGISERYIAQLESGKGNVSIVLLRRVSDAMGAHLEDLLPSADPTPDWQMFRDLLRKATPAQIAQAKDLLTGGSASAPRRAPFCGIALIGLRGAGKSTLGRMLAKKIGWSFVELNKEVEQQNGLSVAEIIALYGQEGFRRMEQAALQQLLARNELMVLATGGGIVSEPLTFDQILTSFYTIWLKAEPEEHMARVRRQGDLRPMADDRSAMAELRNILLSREPLYSRATAVVDTAGLSVDAAAARLIDAVRPVLQNEARSFGLRSVAL; encoded by the coding sequence ATGACCGACAGTCCCGACGCCGAATCCCGCTTTCTCGAACAGCTCGGCCAGCGCGTGCGCACCATGCGCGCGCTGCGCGGCATGTCGCGAAAAGTGCTCGCCAAGGTATCAGGAATTTCGGAGCGCTACATCGCGCAGCTCGAGAGCGGCAAGGGCAATGTTTCCATCGTGCTCCTGCGCCGCGTCTCCGACGCGATGGGTGCGCATCTCGAAGATCTGCTCCCCTCAGCCGATCCGACGCCGGACTGGCAGATGTTTCGCGATCTCCTGCGCAAGGCGACGCCGGCGCAGATCGCGCAGGCAAAAGATCTGCTCACTGGGGGCAGTGCGTCCGCGCCACGGCGCGCGCCGTTCTGCGGCATCGCGCTAATCGGCCTGCGCGGCGCCGGCAAATCGACGCTTGGGCGAATGCTGGCGAAGAAGATCGGCTGGAGCTTCGTCGAGCTCAACAAGGAGGTCGAGCAGCAGAACGGCCTTTCGGTCGCCGAGATCATCGCGCTTTACGGCCAGGAAGGCTTTCGCCGCATGGAGCAGGCGGCGCTGCAACAGCTGCTCGCGCGCAACGAGCTGATGGTGCTGGCGACCGGCGGCGGCATCGTCTCTGAGCCGCTGACTTTCGACCAGATCCTGACCTCGTTCTACACGATCTGGTTGAAGGCCGAGCCCGAGGAGCACATGGCCCGTGTCCGCCGCCAGGGCGATCTGCGCCCGATGGCTGATGATCGCTCCGCCATGGCGGAGCTGCGCAACATTTTGCTGAGCCGCGAACCGTTGTACTCGCGCGCGACGGCGGTGGTGGATACGGCGGGACTGTCGGTCGATGCAGCCGCCGCAAGGCTGATCGATGCGGTGCGCCCGGTGCTGCAAAACGAGGCCCGCAGCTTTGGGCTGCGGAGCGTGGCGCTGTAG
- a CDS encoding group II truncated hemoglobin has protein sequence MTSSDVAISMFERIGGRATIDALVDRFYDRMDTLPEAKVVRAMHADDLDLIRDVLKRYLTEWTGGPKLYSPEKGHPRLRQRHIGFAIGDAERDAWMLCMRGAMEETITDAAARADLDRAISGLADWMRNRQ, from the coding sequence ATGACCTCCAGCGACGTCGCCATCTCCATGTTCGAACGAATTGGCGGCAGGGCCACGATCGACGCCCTCGTCGACCGCTTCTACGACCGCATGGACACGCTGCCGGAGGCAAAAGTCGTCCGCGCGATGCACGCGGACGATCTCGACCTGATCAGGGACGTGCTGAAGCGCTATCTCACCGAATGGACCGGCGGGCCGAAACTCTATTCGCCCGAGAAGGGCCATCCGCGGCTGCGCCAGCGGCATATCGGCTTTGCCATTGGGGACGCCGAGCGCGACGCGTGGATGCTCTGCATGCGCGGTGCGATGGAAGAGACAATCACCGACGCGGCCGCGCGCGCCGATCTCGACCGCGCGATATCGGGCCTCGCCGACTGGATGCGCAACCGGCAATGA
- a CDS encoding transglutaminase-like domain-containing protein: MADILPDTIRRLYTDPGEYIDSDHPAVQSFAQAAVRADAGAREKASVLYKAVRDGIRYNPYVSMRIAETFRASSVLAAGQGYCVGKASLYAAACRVHGIPARVGFADVKNHLTTEKLRASMGTDIFTWHGFTEVHVDGAWRKATPTFNDTLCAKVGVAPLDFDGHTDALLHPFDGEGRAYMQYVNDRGTYHDVPAKFLMREMARDYANMQGEDLSGRDMEREAEER, translated from the coding sequence ATGGCAGACATTCTCCCGGATACCATCCGCCGCCTCTACACCGATCCAGGCGAGTACATCGACAGCGATCATCCCGCCGTGCAGAGCTTCGCCCAAGCCGCCGTGCGCGCAGATGCGGGCGCGCGCGAGAAGGCGAGCGTGCTCTACAAGGCGGTGCGCGATGGCATCCGTTACAACCCCTACGTCAGCATGCGCATCGCCGAGACGTTTCGTGCCTCGAGCGTGCTCGCCGCCGGGCAAGGTTACTGCGTCGGCAAGGCCTCGCTCTATGCCGCCGCCTGCCGCGTCCACGGCATCCCCGCCCGGGTCGGCTTTGCCGACGTCAAGAACCATCTCACCACCGAAAAGCTGCGGGCGAGCATGGGCACCGACATCTTCACCTGGCACGGCTTTACCGAGGTGCATGTCGACGGCGCCTGGCGCAAGGCAACGCCGACCTTCAACGACACGCTCTGCGCCAAGGTCGGCGTGGCCCCGCTCGACTTCGACGGCCACACCGATGCACTGCTACATCCGTTCGACGGCGAGGGTCGTGCTTACATGCAATACGTCAACGACCGCGGCACCTATCACGACGTGCCGGCAAAGTTTTTGATGCGCGAGATGGCGAGGGACTACGCCAACATGCAGGGCGAGGATTTATCGGGGCGCGATATGGAGCGGGAGGCGGAGGAGCGGTAG
- the ybaL gene encoding YbaL family putative K(+) efflux transporter — MPHDTPLIATIVVGLGLAFVLGTLAQRFRIPPLVGYLLAGVAVGPFTPGFVADQALATELSELGIILLMFGVGLHFSLQDLLSVRNIAVPGAVVQIAVATIMGLGLSLLMGWSVSAGLVFGLALSVASTVVLLRALQERRLMETDRGRIAVGWLIVEDLAMVLVLVLFPAIASLQGGADGKPAFEPLAAQAGLGLAGIVMLTLLKIVVFIGLMLVVGRRVIPWILHYIAHTGSRELFRLAVLAIALCIAFGATKLFDVSLALGAFFAGMMLRESPLSARAAQESLPLRDAFAVLFFVSVGMMFDPMSVVREPWPLLATLAIIMLGKSLAAFLIVVIFRHPAATALTISASLSQIGEFSFILAELGVVSQILPREGRDLIMAGAILSIMFNPLMFAAASWLAPRLDPRRDTPQAAAAVPEPIRTTDLTDHTIVIGYGRVGALVGDALKQRRLPFLVAEVGESALEKLKQGGIETVTGNAAQPEILGATNPSRARHLVIAIPEAFEAGQIVQQARAANPDIRIIARAHADAEVDHLKGLGADVVIMGEREIARGMIEELERRVPDAAQQDSRALAAGSVV; from the coding sequence ATGCCGCATGACACACCTCTCATCGCCACCATCGTCGTTGGGCTTGGATTAGCCTTCGTACTTGGAACTCTCGCGCAGCGGTTCCGTATTCCGCCGCTGGTCGGATATCTCCTTGCGGGTGTCGCGGTAGGCCCGTTCACGCCCGGCTTCGTCGCCGACCAGGCGCTCGCGACCGAGCTTTCGGAGCTCGGTATCATCCTGCTGATGTTCGGCGTCGGCCTGCATTTCTCGCTGCAGGATCTGCTCAGCGTCCGCAACATCGCGGTGCCCGGCGCCGTGGTGCAGATCGCGGTCGCGACAATAATGGGGCTTGGCCTGTCGCTGCTGATGGGCTGGAGCGTCAGTGCCGGTCTCGTGTTCGGTCTCGCCCTGTCGGTCGCGAGCACCGTCGTCCTGCTTCGCGCGCTGCAGGAGCGGCGCCTGATGGAGACCGACCGCGGCCGCATCGCCGTCGGCTGGCTCATCGTCGAAGACCTCGCGATGGTGCTCGTGCTGGTGCTGTTTCCGGCGATCGCGAGCCTTCAGGGCGGCGCCGACGGCAAGCCGGCGTTCGAGCCGCTGGCCGCGCAGGCTGGCCTCGGGCTCGCCGGCATCGTGATGCTGACGCTCCTCAAGATCGTCGTGTTCATCGGCTTGATGCTGGTGGTGGGACGCCGGGTGATCCCCTGGATCCTGCATTACATCGCGCACACCGGCTCGCGCGAACTGTTCCGCCTCGCCGTGCTCGCGATCGCGCTATGCATCGCCTTCGGGGCGACCAAGCTGTTCGACGTCTCGCTGGCGCTGGGCGCGTTCTTCGCCGGCATGATGCTGCGGGAATCGCCGCTCAGCGCGCGGGCCGCGCAGGAATCGCTGCCGCTGCGCGATGCCTTTGCCGTGCTGTTCTTCGTCTCGGTTGGCATGATGTTCGATCCGATGAGCGTGGTCCGCGAGCCCTGGCCGCTGCTGGCGACGCTCGCGATCATCATGCTCGGAAAATCGCTCGCCGCGTTCCTGATCGTGGTCATATTCCGGCATCCGGCCGCAACCGCCCTGACGATCTCGGCGAGCCTGTCGCAGATCGGCGAGTTCTCCTTCATCCTGGCCGAGCTCGGCGTCGTCTCGCAGATCCTGCCGCGTGAAGGCCGCGACCTGATCATGGCCGGCGCGATCCTTTCCATCATGTTCAACCCGTTGATGTTCGCGGCCGCTAGCTGGCTCGCGCCGCGCCTCGATCCCAGGCGGGATACGCCACAAGCCGCGGCCGCCGTGCCCGAGCCGATCCGCACCACCGATCTCACCGACCATACGATCGTGATCGGCTATGGCCGCGTCGGCGCGCTGGTCGGCGATGCCCTGAAGCAGCGGCGATTGCCTTTCCTCGTCGCCGAGGTCGGAGAGAGCGCGCTCGAGAAGCTGAAGCAGGGCGGCATCGAGACGGTTACGGGCAACGCCGCGCAGCCGGAAATCCTCGGAGCCACCAATCCGTCACGAGCGCGGCATCTGGTGATTGCGATCCCCGAGGCGTTCGAGGCGGGACAGATCGTGCAGCAGGCGCGGGCGGCCAATCCGGATATCCGCATCATAGCGCGGGCGCATGCGGATGCCGAGGTCGATCATTTGAAGGGACTGGGGGCGGATGTCGTCATCATGGGCGAGCGGGAAATCGCGCGCGGCATGATCGAGGAGCTGGAAAGGAGAGTTCCGGATGCTGCCCAGCAAGATTCCCGCGCGCTCGCGGCAGGTTCGGTCGTATGA
- a CDS encoding PRC-barrel domain-containing protein: MQHTMVPSDRVEHVAVYGCDGTKLGTIERLMLEKVSGTVAYAVIKTGRLLGTHHHYPVQWSALKYDPGRQAFQVDLTSEQLSSGPCEVDGDEFDWGDRSRPYQHPNYWSI, from the coding sequence ATGCAACACACCATGGTTCCCAGTGACCGCGTCGAGCACGTCGCCGTCTATGGTTGCGACGGCACGAAGCTCGGCACGATCGAACGATTGATGCTCGAGAAGGTAAGTGGAACGGTCGCCTACGCCGTGATCAAGACCGGCCGGCTGCTCGGTACGCATCACCATTATCCCGTGCAGTGGAGCGCGCTGAAATATGATCCGGGACGTCAGGCCTTTCAGGTCGATCTGACGTCGGAGCAATTGAGCAGCGGCCCCTGCGAAGTCGATGGCGATGAATTCGACTGGGGCGACCGCTCGCGGCCGTACCAGCATCCGAACTATTGGTCGATCTGA